Below is a genomic region from Spongiibacter nanhainus.
GTCCCGCTTTGCGGGGCTGACCCAAATGTCGAAAGATAAACAGTCTTAGGAAGTTACTAACCAGGAGCTTAGGGTATGGAGTTTGGGGGCTTGTTCGGTGTACTGGTATTGGTGGCGGATGTGTTCGCCATCATCAAGATTTGGCAGTCCAGTGCCACCGACGGTGAAAAAATCGTGTGGATTATATTTGTCGCCCTGTTACCGCTGATCGGTCTGATTGCCTGGTATTTTGTTGGTCCCGGTGACAAAGCCCTTAAGTGGTAGCGTGGGCACCTGTGGCGGACATGAAAAGCGATGTCCGCCCTACGCAATGCCCCAAACATCTCCCACACCGTAGGGCGTACATGGCCTTTTATGTACGCCGAAACCATGGCGGCAATGGCGGACACGGAAGCGGTGTCCGCCCTACGTTTTGGCCTGCTTGTCGGCAACCAGGGCGTAGAGCCCCTTAAAGCGGGCTGCGACACCACCGTTGATAATAACCTCGGAGCTCAGCGGAATTTTTGCTTTGCCGCGATCCTCGAAATCCGCGAAGAATTGCGTCCAATCCGCTTCGTCAGCGGCAACGCTTTGGGCGACGATATCGCCGTTTACCGGTGCGCTGTACTCTATCTCACCCTTGGCGACCACGATGTCGGGATCTATCCCGTATTCCACACAACGCAAATACACCATACCCCAACACGCCATGACAGCCACCACATAGATGGAACCGCCAAAGGCGGTCTGTTTGTCGTTGATGCTGGGGGCCAGCGGCGCAGTAAGGCGCAAGCTCTTACCGTCGTAGGCATCCACGGCAATCTGCATATGCACTGCTGTGGGTAGATAGGTTTGAACAAACTCGGTGAGTTTGTGGGCAACGGCCGGCAAATCAGTGCTCACAGTCTTACCTCAGCCGCGAAACAGCAGGTCGATAATAGTTTGCGCCGCCAAGTATGGCGTGGTTTCACCCCGGGTCACCTTGTCGCTGAGCAGCGGCATTTGCTTTCTCACCTCGGGGTTTTCCTGGAGTTTCATTTCCAGCATCTCGTGGAGCAGTTTGTTCATCCACTCCTTGGCCTGTCGAGCGCGTTTTTCCTGTAGCGCGCCGTTCTTGGTGGCGTCGATCTGGAAGTCCGAGATCATGCCCCACACGGCTTCGATATTCTCATTTTTCAGCGCCGAGCAAGTTAGCACCTGAGGTGTCCAGAAGCTGGTGTGGCGCAGCAAGTGCAGGGCATTTTGATAGTGCCGACGGGTCTGCTGGGCGTAGTTCAGGCTCTCACCATCGGCTTTGTTAATCACCAGCGCATCGGCGAGTTCCATGATGCCTTTTTTAATACCCTGCAGCTCGTCGCCGGCGTTAGGCAGCATCAGCACCATAAAGAAGTCCACCATACTGGCGACTTCGTACTCGGACTGCCCTACCCCAACGGTCTCCACCAGAATCACATCGTAACCCGCCGCTTCGCACAGCAGCATGGTTTCCCGGGTTTTAAGGGCAACGCCGCCCAGTGAACCCTCAGAGGGCGAAGGACGGATAAAGGCGTCGGGGCTGCGGGACAGCATTTCCATCCGCGTCTTGTCACCGAGGATGGAGCCGCCGGCAATCGGCGAGCTGGGGTCCACCGCCAGTACCGCAACCTTCTTGCCCTGGGATACCAAATAGAGGCCGAATGCCTCAATAAAAGTGGACTTGCCCACGCCGGGGATGCCGGTAATGCCTATTCGAATGCTGTTACCGGTCTTGGGCAGCACTTTTTCAAGAAGCGCCTGGGCCTCAGTGCGGTGATCCAG
It encodes:
- a CDS encoding PLD nuclease N-terminal domain-containing protein, with protein sequence MEFGGLFGVLVLVADVFAIIKIWQSSATDGEKIVWIIFVALLPLIGLIAWYFVGPGDKALKW
- a CDS encoding YiiD C-terminal domain-containing protein, with the translated sequence MSTDLPAVAHKLTEFVQTYLPTAVHMQIAVDAYDGKSLRLTAPLAPSINDKQTAFGGSIYVVAVMACWGMVYLRCVEYGIDPDIVVAKGEIEYSAPVNGDIVAQSVAADEADWTQFFADFEDRGKAKIPLSSEVIINGGVAARFKGLYALVADKQAKT
- the meaB gene encoding methylmalonyl Co-A mutase-associated GTPase MeaB produces the protein MIDIDALQAGQPRALAKAITLVESKKLDHRTEAQALLEKVLPKTGNSIRIGITGIPGVGKSTFIEAFGLYLVSQGKKVAVLAVDPSSPIAGGSILGDKTRMEMLSRSPDAFIRPSPSEGSLGGVALKTRETMLLCEAAGYDVILVETVGVGQSEYEVASMVDFFMVLMLPNAGDELQGIKKGIMELADALVINKADGESLNYAQQTRRHYQNALHLLRHTSFWTPQVLTCSALKNENIEAVWGMISDFQIDATKNGALQEKRARQAKEWMNKLLHEMLEMKLQENPEVRKQMPLLSDKVTRGETTPYLAAQTIIDLLFRG